ATCGAGCGCCTCAGCGCCCCTGCCGATGCTGAGACCCCTCTGCGGCTCCTGCTCGTCCGTCCCCTCCCCAGCCCTCCGTGCCTCCTTTAGGTGTCAGCATTGCCCCGCAACTCTCTGCTCAGGAGAGAGACGAGCTCCTCGCTCTGCTGGGTGAGTTCCACGGCTGCCTTTACTATGTCAGCCGGAgtttcgccagacgccaatagcaAAGCACGGAATAATTACCGACGACGCTGGCCATCCTGTTTGTCAGTCACcttatcgggtttcgttaaaagaACGTGAAACAATACATCAGGTGCGCGAAATGTTGGCCGATGACATTATCCAACCATGTCACAGCCCTTGGGCTGCTCCGGTGGTGctggtgatgaaaaaaaaacggcaccctTCGCTTTTGTGTTCACTACTGGCGCCTCAACAGTCACGAAAAAGGACGTATATCCACTTCCGcgcatcgatgacgcgcttgaccgcctgcgccatgTCCGTTACTTTTCATCCATCGACCTTAAAAGTGGGTATttgcagatagaagtcgatgagCGCGACAGAGAAAAGACGGCTTTCATCAACCCGGATGGACtgtatgagttcaaggtgatgcccttCGGACTCTGTACTGCTCCAGCGACCTTCCAGCGCATTATGGATACCACGCTCATCGACCTCAAATGGCGAACATGCcttgtctaccttgatgatgtcattttttccaTCACGTTTCATAAACATCTTGTTCACCTAAAAGCAGTTCTAAAGGCTATCAGAAACGCCGGCCTCACCCTCAAGCCTACGAAGTGCCAGTTTGCCAATGACGAACTGAAATttctgggtcacgtcgtcagtcatTAGGGCGTCCGTCCTGATCCCGACAAAACAGTTACCGTCGCTTCCTTCCCGACATCAGACAAGAACGCCGAGCGGATTTTTCTGAGCCTCTGCGCTTACTACTGCAGACGCTTTGTTCCAAACTTTTCGAATATCGCCGCGCCACTTACCCGCCTCAAGAAGGAGTCCGTCCGATTCCAGTGGTCCAGTGAAGAGCAGCTTGCATTTGACCATCTAAAACGACGCCTGAAGGCTTCCCCTGCCCTAGGCCATTTTGATCAGGACGCCGCGACAGAGGTACACACTGACGCTAGTTACACGGGCATCGGGACCGTCCTGATCCAGCACCAGAATGGTGccgaacgtgtcatcgcatacgccagtCGTGTTTTATCCAAGGCGGAAACCAATTACtcgaccaccgaaaaagaatgcctcgcagtAATTTGGGCAATCACAAAGTTCAGaccctacctgtatgggcgcccATTCCAGGTGGTCACAGACcaccactctctgtgctggctgaccAATCTAAGGGACCCTGCAGGCCGACTTGCGCGGTGGGCCCTTCGACTGCAAGAATTCGACGCTacgatcgtctataagtctggtcgtaaacacactgatgctgactgcctttgcCGCGCCCCCGTTGAATCCGCGCCTGCTGATACGGATGACGACTATGAGATCTTCTTAGGAGCTCTAAATAGCGACGATATGGCGGCGCGGCAGCGACTCGACCCCGACCTTCGCGACGTGATCTCAAATTTGGAGGGTCAAGGAGGCGTAGTTCCTCACCTTATTGCACGCGTAGTACGCAATTTATGCCTTCGAGACAACGTTCTTTATAAGAAGAGCTTTGCCTTGAGCTGGAGGTCATGGCTTTTAGTTGTGCCCATTGATCTACGCGACGAAATTATAGAAGCGTCTCATGATGACCCCTCCTCGGGACACTTAGGGTTCAGTCTAATGCTCGCGCGAATACGTTCCAAGTACTATTGGCCACAACTTGACAAGACCGTCCTCCATTACACCAAGAGCTGTCTTAGTATCAACGGCGCAAGGCTCCAGCCGTGAAGCCTGCGGGACTCATTCACCCCATCATTCAACCGCTCAGTCCGTTCCACCagatcggtatggacctactCGGATCTTTTCCGAAGTCGCAATCGGGCAACCGATGGATCGTTGTTGCGACGGGCTACCTCACGCGGTATGCCGAATCATGCGCTCTGCCGTCATCAACGTCTTGGGATGTGGCAAAGAGTTTACGATGGCGCCGGGGCGCTCTGACTGGCCATGCTCGCGTGCTTCTCGcgcccgtctcctcgcgggcgcggcggatacgagcacagcctgacgactgcacagtgcgccgtttatgtccatcgGTGGGCAGTTTTTACGAGGTGACCGAACTAGCACGCTGCACCATGGTTGCATAAAGGCGGGGAAGCGCCTTGCTTGGCTTGTGGGCTTCTCTGGAAtcacgcatttgcttactgccgtgtgtgatgtcaacagaaattacccaaGTGGCAGGGATAgttcaatgcgaagtaccggtgcaATACTGCGCGCTGCAGTAGTGATTAAAAAATAATACTAAAGATCCATCACCtgcggcaacaggagagagcgctggcgggcacttaatatatgtgcacttactcggccaacaccatgtaaactggcagggcatacaactgcgaaggtgatgatggcagacacgattccacacGTGAACTGaccttgtgtctctgtcgtacacacgtgtagcagtgtggctctgcaaattACAGAGGGTAGACCTCGCGCGGCCGCGCAATACTGTCACATGACCCGTCGATGCTCATCAGAACTGAGTTGTGCCAGTGGTTTGTGAGGTTAACGTCCTAAGGCTGTATgtagattgtgcgcaaagccgtttttaagggctccggaataacagatattatttttagatatccgTATATTAAATACGCCATCTGCTGTAAATACGACCTTATGAGAGAAGCGGCTAGGCGAGCGCGACGCCGGTATACgaacggcaatgcgttaccatattggtcgcatcagccgcacgcccatgctaactatctcaaagctcaacagaatgggattcattaatgcgcaccgacatcgcgaaatatgctttcgtatttcgcacaaatctaaacgcggcgcgattcGACCTGTGACACTGGGGTTAGCAGCATAGCGCCAAAGCGATGGAAACATcgcggaaagggaaaagaaaaaggcagcagAAACACGtaccagcacgcacggcggaagcaagcagatcgatcCGAGCTAGCACAATTAGaagagacgaagaaaaaaaaacgcgaaacgcattcgtgccAGTTTCGTTCGAAGGTAGGCTAGATTTCAGTgttcacttcgtacaccacgtggttatgcgctCTGGGCACTAAACTAGGGCGTGACATAAACAGCGCCCTTTTGGACtgtttgcttgacgccgcgcacacgagctgctccctctctaaaGCACGAAAGCGTGCGCAAAAGTTTCGCAGCAGTGTAAAAGCGCGAGGAAAACACTCGAGCTGAGAGAGCATAGCGTGCGCGTAGCAAGCTCCTCTCACAACGGCGCTGAAGCGCGAGCCAGAAGGAACGAGTGCGCGCATGCGAAGCTAGTTTCCTTCACGCGCGGGCGAGGCAacgcacacaagtcagtggcgaagctcgtcaTCATGCCCTATCAACTAGAAGGAGTCGCTCGGAGAAGacgctgttcactggcgtccgcagcgccctctaGCCCAGGTTGTGTCCCACGGAGACACCCAGGGTAGTGTTCCTGGGGAGCATTTACAGGAACACTAACCCAGGGAGAATAGTCACGTGATCCTACCAGAGCGGCAGCAAGAGCGGAGTCAGGCTGGGCCCACATCGGATCCGACAGGTCGCTGCTAGCTAGCGATAGGCACGCTTGCGTCGCGGAAGTTCGTTCACTTAGCATCAAGAATATATACGGTGCGACTGGCTCACTACCAACACAAGAACCCTGCAGCCGTCCGTAGGAAGTGCCGAAGAGTATTGCACTGTTGAAAAATACCAACATGGCGCCTCAGGCCTAGTCTGCCCAGCTACAAAAGTGACGCCGCTACTCGCATTGACGCCGGAATCAGGTGAGCGGTCCTTTCAATCTTTAGTGCACAGTCAAGAACTGAAAGTGGGAGCTACGCAGAGCGACCGTCAGTTCGCACCTATGTGTAGCCATGGTACCCACCGGTGCCGAGAACCAGAGGACGTCTGTGCTCGTCCGATCTTTGCGCTGGACGGGGAACCATTTTGGGAGGGCCGCCGACTGATACCAACATGCCGTCCCGCTGCGGCTGAAGCCCTGTAACACATTGACGCTACGGGCATGTCCGTTGTTGAAGCATTACAGAATGTAATCGGAAGCGAGGAGCTGTGCCGGGGACACTATAAAGCTGAAAACCCGCCTTGGTGCATCGGCGGAAAGAGCTTGACGCTGTAGCGGGCAACACTGAGCAAGCTGCTtcggttttctttgttttttgtttcgtaTTGTCGCTCGCGGTGATGGCGACCCGCCGGGGTTGGTCGGGAGCAGCTCGTTGCATAGGCAAGCGGTAGCAGACAACGTTGAACTCTGGGAGCATGCTCGGTACTCAAATAATGCGCCGTGAATGCGGCAAGAGTTTGCAAGCGCGTGCTGGATCACGTTAAGGATTTTTCGGCGTGCATAAGCACGGTACGGAGCGGCTTCAGCGAGCGCGCGTTCTAGCTGTCCTCGTCCGGATGGTCCAAGTAGCCTGCGTCCATTCCACACCGCGCAGACATGTGGGCTGTATCGCTTCCGAGCAAAACAGTACCGCATGGCCGTTACCTGCTGCACTGCTGTTCTCATGAAACAGTAGGTTCATTCTCTGATAAGATAGCTTTGCAGTCCTTGTGACCTGCTGTAGGATATTTCGAGCCGTGCATGGATGCCTTCACCATTCGCGAATGTTGCTGTCTGACTGAACTTAATGAACTGCATTTTATTTATTCTCCCCTCacccccaccccctttttttcttctcttattgCAGCCCAAATGCAAGACTTGCTGGATCATTGAGTTCATCTTGAGATAAGCTGTGAGTCTTTACACTGGAAGTGGTTGACTTGTGCCTGATGTACCTGGCGTCCTTACAGGGTTACAGAACACACCTTGCTGGCTGTTGTATCGTGAAGTGCAAGCCCGGCTGCGCCAACAGTAAAGTTGACCGCTTTGTCCCACGTTGCGGTGGTTGGAGACAGGACAGCAAGCGACACGAAGCCTGGATTCCACACCATGTCTAGCTGTAACTTCCATGCAAAGAGCAAAATTAATGTGGAAGAACATGAAAAGACAGTGCATCTGAAGCAGCGCTTCTATCGTTGCCAGCAGTGTAGCTATGTGTGCCACGAAAAAGGTCGTTACACTCGCCATATGCGTTTTCACAGTTTACCAAAAATCAAATGTCAATTCTGCAACTTCCAGACCGGCTACAAATGGAACATGGATCGCCACCTCAAGCGCCATAATTCAAAGGGGGCTTCGAAGGGGGCTAAATTCCAGTGTGTTCTTTGTAGTTACCGATGCAGCAACACTGGCGTTCTCACCAGCCACATGAAGCTTCACAAAGCAGATTACCGATCGCTGGACTTGAACCGTATGAAGACACTTTGTGAAAATCTCAATGCACTGCCTTCCAGGCCAGCAGTTGCCAAAAAGAGAGTTCCTGAGTCAGCAGCTGTAGTTGCACAAAGGTCTGAGATCTCGGCATTAAAGGACAAGCTGAAGTCACCATCATGCAAGAAGATATTCAGCTACCTTTGTGACAAATGCCCTGCCATGTTCAAAAGTCCCTACGACTTGGACACGCATAAGGCGTACCACAATTCTGCTCATCCGTATCCATGTCACCATTGTGACTACAGAGCCAGACACAAGGGTCATCTGCACAAGCACCTTCTTGTCCATACACCAGAATATGCAGAACGCCAGAATGGCTTTACATTAGCTGAGATTTTCAGCCAGCAGCCAGAGCCCGCCACCCCTCCTGCAGCTCCAGCTGCTGCTGATCAGATGTTACTTCTGGAGAAAGCTGAGACTAGTGCCTTTGTGGATGCTGGCTCTCGGAGCATGGGAGTCCAGTTGCACCGCTGCATTCGCTGCCCTGCAGCTTTTCAGAAATCAACAACGCTGAAGTATCACCTAAGTCTGCATGGTAGCGCAGGGGTCTATGCCTGCCACTTCTGCAACTATGCAGCCAACAGTGCAGCCAATCTGAGCACACACATGCACCTTCACTACCGAGGTGCACTGAAGCAGAAACAACTGCCCAAGATGTTTCGCTGCGACAAATGTCCTGCATCATTTTCAAGGTACAGTCGCTTTGAAAGTCACCTTACCCTTCATGGACGCAATGAACGATTTCGTTGCTCACACTGTGACTACTCTGTCAAGTTTGCAGTAAATCTCACCAAGCATCGTAAGCTCCATGAAGTCCTTGTGCCCGAGTCGAAGCAGCCG
This portion of the Amblyomma americanum isolate KBUSLIRL-KWMA chromosome 10, ASM5285725v1, whole genome shotgun sequence genome encodes:
- the LOC144106958 gene encoding zinc finger Y-chromosomal protein-like, with translation MSSCNFHAKSKINVEEHEKTVHLKQRFYRCQQCSYVCHEKGRYTRHMRFHSLPKIKCQFCNFQTGYKWNMDRHLKRHNSKGASKGAKFQCVLCSYRCSNTGVLTSHMKLHKADYRSLDLNRMKTLCENLNALPSRPAVAKKRVPESAAVVAQRSEISALKDKLKSPSCKKIFSYLCDKCPAMFKSPYDLDTHKAYHNSAHPYPCHHCDYRARHKGHLHKHLLVHTPEYAERQNGFTLAEIFSQQPEPATPPAAPAAADQMLLLEKAETSAFVDAGSRSMGVQLHRCIRCPAAFQKSTTLKYHLSLHGSAGVYACHFCNYAANSAANLSTHMHLHYRGALKQKQLPKMFRCDKCPASFSRYSRFESHLTLHGRNERFRCSHCDYSVKFAVNLTKHRKLHEVLVPESKQPKVELPAPLTVTSSPQPPENGSEPSTAVPLLDSTPTAATPAVVEEKRVYICSKCPYAFHRREIVVNHVQHHGTSEGLCCTFCDYRSTHMSTIRDHTRCHFQPMHRYKPQAYMKYDSFEIWSTASDGTRTLVFRDLGDEKYFPKLDTSEDDTLLSPASTPASSGSCSASTASSTPQLQLNKDLKPAVLKPVKRET